The genomic interval CATTTTTCATAACCTTTAAGCCTTTCTATGTTAGACAGATACAGAGGTCTGTTTATGGTCAATACCTTTTCTTCTGGAGATCTGTCCCAGTTTATCTCTTTTAAAAAGCTCTTTTTGCTATAGACACATACCGGAGACATTTTCCTATCGATTACTTCATAAATAATAATCCCGTTAAACAGTTCTTCCTCTTTGAATATATCACATACAGCGTCTAAAAGAGAATATCTATCCTTAACACTTAGCATAGCTCTGTTTACGTTAATTAAAACATTCTTAGCAAACTCAAGATTTACCACCCTATCTATGTCCTGAACTGATCCGATCGCAAGTTCTTTGTCCTGATATGTTATTGTTTTTGATGTTATCTGAACCCATTTGACTTTTCCGTCTTTTGTTATGATCCTAATTCTATAAGTTATTACTGAACTATCCCCATCTTTTCGCTTTTTTATTATTTCTTCAACAATGTGTCTGTCTTCAGGATGCACAAGGGAAAAAACGGATTTTACCCTGTATAGTTCCTTAGGTGTATAACCGATTATGTCTATTGATCTTTTGTTTGCGTATATTATTCTGTCGTCCTCTCTGAGAAATATTCCTACCGGAACAAGTTCTGTGATGGTTTCAAACAGATTTTTGTTTTCTGTTATTTTTGTTACATCAATCAAATAACCAATAAAATGGGAAGCTTTTCCACTGCTGTCCTTTATTAGGCTTATTCTTATCTCAGCCCACACAGGTTTTTTGTTCTTGCCAAGGAGCCTGAAATTCTGGAAACCCCAGTTTTCTTTACCTTCCTGCCGAACCTGATAAAAGTCCTTTATAAATTTTTCTTTGTCTTCAGGGTGAACAAGATCAAGAATACCCAGTTTGTTTCTTTTTACTTCTTTCGGGGAATAACCTGTAAGGTCTGCAAAATTTCTGGAACACTCCTCAAGTCTCCATTTAGGGTCATTTTTCGCAACAAAAAGGACAACCTGACCCTCTATAAAAAGATCGCTTTTTATACACTCCTCTATAGCACAGTGCTTATTTCTATCCATTTTGACCCTCTACCTTTTTGTATATATAACTTTCCCCTATCTTCACCTTTTCAAAAAGAGTAAAATCTTCCGGTATTCTCTCTGCATGTCCTAAAAACAGGTAACCTCCCTTTTCCATAATACTGTAGAATATAGAAAGGGCTTCTCTTCTACTTTTTTCGTCAAAATAGATAAGAAGATTTCTGCAAAAGATAACATCAAACTTTCCAAGTCTTTTCATCTGGTATTTATCAAGAACATTAGCCACCCTGAAATTTACAGCCTTTTTGAGAAAATCAGCAACTTTATAACTACTTCCATCTTTCACAAAGTATTTTTTCCTTATAATTGGAGGAACTTTTATCAGACTTCTCTCAGGATACACACCGGATATTGCCTTTTTTATAGCATCGGTGTCAATATCAATTCCCAGAAGCATAAAGTCCCTTTTATTTATCAACCTGCCTTCTTCCATAAGATAAATGGCTATACTATAAACTTCTTCACCTGTTGAGCATGGGGCACTTAGTATGTTTATCGGTTCAGTTTGAGGCTTTTTTTGATCAATTTCAGGTAAAACATACTTTACCAAAGTTTCAAATTGATGCTGTTCTCTGAAAAAGTAAGTTTCGTTCACTGTTACTGTATTGATAAGTTCCTGAAAAACAGATGAGTTTCTCCTGAAGACTATATCCATATAAAATGAAGAAAAGTCAGAATAACCTGATTTTTCCATCAGGTTTTTCAGTTTTTTCTTATAAATTGTGTCTAATTTTTCATCATCTATATAAATCCCAAACCTCATATTCAGAAAATCTCTTAATTTTTTTAACTTCGGCGACGGAATATCTTCCATACTTCCTCTCCTGTCTAAGTCTTTACAGGTTTGCTGCTACCGAACTGGTAAACAATCCATTTTGGATTAAGGAGGTTTATAAGCTCACCATCTTTTGTTACAACCGTTCCTTTTATGAAAAACTGTTCGCTTTCTATCTCTCCTATCTGTTCCTCAGTAGCAGTCAGCAGGTCTTCCACATCAGACACAAGAAGAGCCACTTTCAGGTTGTTGTCCTTGATTACCACAATTTTTGTTTCTTCTGCTTTTTGGTCTATCTTTTCATTTAAAGCAGGCTCAAAGGTTATCAGAAAGTAAGAATCTTTTTCCTTTGCTATAAGCCCTTTTACATAGGGATTTTCTGTTGGATAACTGCTCATATGCACTTCTTTAAACTCAACAACCTCGTCCACATAATCCATTTTCAGTCCAAATTTTTGGGATCCTATTTTGATTATCAGTATGGGGATCTCTGCTTTTTCTTTATTTTCTTGATTCAGATTTACTGAGGACACTTCCAGAGCATATTTGACTACTGCTTCATCTATGAAACTTTCAGATAGGACAGGAACTACATGATTTTTGTAAAGGACAAAATCTTTAAAAATTGCAGTTCCATTTGTTCCTCTGTTGATGCTGGATTTCTTTACGGTATGTATGTCTGTTATACTGTCTGCCAGTATACCAAAATTTCTGTTTTCTTTTTCAATGATGATAAGACTTTCAGGCTGGGTGTTTTCCTCCAATTTCAGTATTTTTTTCAAATTTCCTGCTTTTACAGGAATGTCCCTCACAAGATACACACCGTCGATCCATTCGCTTTCTTTTGTGGAAGTTTTTTTTAGATTTTCAACATACTCAACTTTTTTAACATAATCTGTATTGATCCCTAACATTTTGTCTTCAAGTTTAAAAATAAGAAAACTTTCTTCATCTTCTTTCTTCTCTGAGGATCCTTCAGTTATAAGCTGAGTAGACAGTTTTTGTTTTA from Persephonella sp. carries:
- a CDS encoding protein-glutamate O-methyltransferase CheR, which encodes MEDIPSPKLKKLRDFLNMRFGIYIDDEKLDTIYKKKLKNLMEKSGYSDFSSFYMDIVFRRNSSVFQELINTVTVNETYFFREQHQFETLVKYVLPEIDQKKPQTEPINILSAPCSTGEEVYSIAIYLMEEGRLINKRDFMLLGIDIDTDAIKKAISGVYPERSLIKVPPIIRKKYFVKDGSSYKVADFLKKAVNFRVANVLDKYQMKRLGKFDVIFCRNLLIYFDEKSRREALSIFYSIMEKGGYLFLGHAERIPEDFTLFEKVKIGESYIYKKVEGQNG
- a CDS encoding chemotaxis protein CheW, translated to MKINILEFKVKDLFCGINTKYVKYIFEIEYVKPAPLMPSYVAGFTTYNKHIYPLICLEKVLELSEDCKEIIGKTAVTVDIDGSVYSLIVDEIYKIQEIEKTGKGDDVINFYNMQDKVLEEITPLFLKKKVNLPPIKQKLSTQLITEGSSEKKEDEESFLIFKLEDKMLGINTDYVKKVEYVENLKKTSTKESEWIDGVYLVRDIPVKAGNLKKILKLEENTQPESLIIIEKENRNFGILADSITDIHTVKKSSINRGTNGTAIFKDFVLYKNHVVPVLSESFIDEAVVKYALEVSSVNLNQENKEKAEIPILIIKIGSQKFGLKMDYVDEVVEFKEVHMSSYPTENPYVKGLIAKEKDSYFLITFEPALNEKIDQKAEETKIVVIKDNNLKVALLVSDVEDLLTATEEQIGEIESEQFFIKGTVVTKDGELINLLNPKWIVYQFGSSKPVKT